From a region of the Deltaproteobacteria bacterium genome:
- a CDS encoding glycosyltransferase family 4 protein — protein sequence MHILCITPMYPEAKNPAFGIFIHNLNQQLSKQSHTIEVLHRPDGDRGIFSYLHLLFTALRYALQKSKPDIIHGHYLGPAAFIACLLGILKRCPVVLTAHGSDIEAAKHRLIRIAWRLLFFFSAGIHFVSKPLMLRAQKLIGPIAKSTLAWPLGIDTAVFQPHPLKKITSSPLQLLCVGRLSKEKGWDDTIAAIARLRDSGHDVVLTACADGDRRWFHQLLNKYNVASLVTLTGFQPPTALAKIYALAHLLLVPSWREGFGLVGLEAMAVGTPIITTGVGGMGEYIRDSFNALVIPVHNPVALADAVLQLANDQKLYSQLYKGGLQTAGQYSVAHSAEKITKFFQQIINSIA from the coding sequence ATGCATATTCTTTGTATAACCCCGATGTATCCTGAAGCAAAAAATCCTGCTTTTGGCATATTTATCCATAATCTTAATCAACAGCTTAGCAAGCAGTCCCATACCATCGAAGTCCTGCACCGCCCTGATGGTGATCGCGGTATTTTCTCATATCTACATTTGCTCTTTACGGCGTTGCGCTATGCTTTACAAAAGAGCAAACCAGACATTATTCATGGTCATTATTTAGGCCCTGCTGCTTTTATCGCATGTTTATTGGGGATTCTTAAACGATGCCCGGTAGTACTCACCGCCCACGGTAGCGATATTGAAGCAGCAAAGCATCGGTTAATACGCATAGCTTGGCGACTCTTATTTTTTTTCAGTGCTGGTATACATTTTGTCAGCAAACCGCTTATGCTACGCGCCCAAAAACTAATCGGCCCCATAGCAAAAAGCACTTTGGCTTGGCCTTTAGGAATTGATACTGCTGTTTTTCAACCTCATCCCCTCAAAAAAATTACCTCGTCACCTTTACAGTTACTTTGCGTTGGTCGTCTATCAAAAGAAAAGGGATGGGATGATACTATAGCTGCAATCGCGCGTTTACGAGATTCGGGACACGATGTGGTATTGACAGCTTGCGCTGATGGTGATCGCCGATGGTTTCATCAACTTTTAAACAAATATAATGTTGCTTCTTTGGTAACCCTGACCGGTTTTCAACCTCCAACCGCACTTGCTAAAATTTACGCCCTTGCACATCTGCTTTTAGTTCCTTCATGGCGTGAGGGATTCGGTCTGGTTGGGCTTGAAGCAATGGCTGTGGGTACGCCGATAATAACAACCGGCGTGGGGGGAATGGGTGAATATATTCGTGATAGTTTTAACGCTCTTGTAATACCTGTGCATAACCCGGTTGCCCTTGCTGACGCAGTATTGCAACTTGCTAACGATCAAAAATTATATTCTCAACTATATAAAGGAGGCTTACAGACAGCCGGGCAATATAGCGTTGCCCATAGTGCAGAAAAAATCACCAAATTTTTTCAACAAATTATAAACTCAATTGCATAG
- a CDS encoding NAD-dependent epimerase/dehydratase family protein: protein MRILITGATGFIGGAITRVLLANGYNLRTVCRNQQKGKALAALGLEIQSGDLHNHEVMQRAVKDVDLIIHAAGLTIEPTPGDFNHANIEITRLLLEAAAAEQNLRRFVFISSIFACGPAPKDNDLTETTLCHPVSAYGRSKYKAESLVRAFADSFNFTIIRAPLVYGPGDRKLGPLFKMAKFGLLPTVVSEHTRVSLLHINDLAEGTILAALHDKAANQTFIFAEEPAPTVKELYDVISKTVGKEVTIIHIPAILALGAALVAEGVARASRRSFVYNPDALNDLLGDNWQCSSKFAKETINFSTRMQWQQEFSHYLK from the coding sequence ATGCGTATACTTATCACAGGTGCAACCGGTTTTATTGGTGGCGCTATCACTCGGGTTTTATTAGCTAACGGTTATAATTTACGTACGGTATGCCGTAATCAGCAAAAGGGTAAAGCACTAGCTGCCCTCGGACTTGAGATCCAAAGCGGCGATTTACATAACCACGAAGTAATGCAGCGTGCTGTAAAAGATGTTGACCTAATCATTCATGCCGCTGGTTTAACTATTGAACCAACACCTGGTGATTTCAATCATGCCAACATTGAAATTACACGTTTGCTATTAGAAGCAGCGGCTGCAGAGCAAAATCTACGGCGGTTTGTTTTCATTTCTTCAATATTTGCCTGTGGGCCAGCACCAAAAGATAACGACCTTACTGAAACAACTCTTTGTCACCCCGTTTCAGCCTATGGACGTAGCAAATATAAAGCCGAATCTTTAGTTAGAGCTTTTGCAGATAGCTTTAATTTTACTATCATACGAGCTCCTTTAGTATATGGTCCTGGCGATCGCAAATTAGGTCCATTATTTAAAATGGCCAAATTTGGTCTGCTACCTACAGTGGTAAGTGAGCATACTCGTGTTTCATTACTACATATCAACGATTTAGCCGAAGGCACAATTTTAGCGGCGCTGCATGATAAAGCAGCTAATCAGACCTTTATTTTCGCTGAAGAGCCAGCGCCAACCGTAAAAGAACTCTATGATGTTATTAGTAAAACTGTTGGTAAAGAGGTTACCATTATTCATATACCAGCAATTTTGGCTTTAGGTGCAGCATTGGTGGCTGAAGGTGTTGCACGCGCTAGCCGCCGTTCTTTCGTTTATAATCCTGATGCTTTAAATGATTTATTAGGTGACAATTGGCAATGCAGCAGCAAATTTGCAAAAGAAACCATCAATTTCTCAACACGTATGCAGTGGCAACAAGAATTTTCGCATTATCTAAAATAG
- a CDS encoding response regulator, translated as MSNTTKETLLVVDDEKDALELCERVFRDKYNIILANSGEDAVEKAKEVEPAVALVDQRMPGMTGLEFLVGLRDSRPRTSRIVMTAFTDLEDIVAMINLGHIHGFVLKPWNNHQLRVTVSREVENFRRQRTIDELNERLKREHADMLALLREFDPFFEVPQSNKTLKQTKVRLKKKVAGEIERLFLKKLLADNNGNMSATARSAQINRTFLYRLLKRHGLLSPNVEP; from the coding sequence ATGAGCAATACTACCAAAGAAACCTTATTAGTAGTTGATGACGAAAAAGATGCCTTAGAGCTTTGCGAACGTGTATTTCGCGATAAATACAACATTATTCTTGCCAACTCTGGTGAAGATGCTGTTGAAAAAGCCAAAGAAGTCGAGCCAGCAGTAGCGCTTGTCGATCAGCGAATGCCGGGCATGACTGGTCTTGAATTTTTAGTAGGCTTGCGAGATTCTCGCCCGCGTACTTCGCGTATTGTTATGACCGCTTTTACCGATCTTGAAGACATCGTGGCCATGATTAATCTCGGCCATATTCATGGGTTTGTTCTTAAACCCTGGAATAACCATCAACTTCGAGTAACTGTTAGTCGTGAGGTTGAAAACTTTCGTCGTCAACGCACAATTGACGAACTAAATGAACGCTTAAAACGTGAACATGCTGATATGTTGGCATTATTACGAGAATTTGATCCTTTTTTTGAAGTTCCACAATCAAATAAAACACTTAAACAAACAAAAGTACGCCTAAAGAAAAAAGTTGCAGGTGAAATTGAGCGATTGTTCTTAAAGAAACTTTTAGCTGATAATAACGGCAATATGTCGGCAACGGCTCGCTCAGCACAAATTAATCGTACTTTTCTTTATCGACTTTTAAAAAGACACGGATTGTTGTCACCAAACGTAGAACCTTAA
- a CDS encoding response regulator, producing the protein MASSTSEPNDMITILAIDDEPFNNAFMQRIFRKFADRKILTALSGEQGLQILSQANVDLLLVDYSMPDMTGVNFLKQARDNGFLAPALLVTGYPEMPDVVNAQKEGLVFDVVAKPIMTKILFEAIDSALKTKN; encoded by the coding sequence ATGGCTTCCAGCACAAGCGAACCAAATGACATGATTACTATTCTTGCCATAGATGATGAACCCTTTAACAACGCATTTATGCAGCGTATTTTTCGCAAGTTTGCTGATCGTAAAATATTAACTGCACTTTCGGGAGAACAAGGTTTACAAATTTTATCACAAGCAAATGTTGATTTATTGTTAGTTGATTATTCAATGCCGGATATGACTGGGGTTAATTTTTTGAAACAGGCGCGAGATAATGGTTTTTTAGCACCAGCATTATTAGTTACTGGATATCCTGAAATGCCCGATGTTGTTAACGCCCAGAAAGAAGGTTTGGTTTTTGATGTTGTCGCTAAGCCGATCATGACTAAGATATTATTTGAGGCCATTGATAGTGCTTTAAAGACAAAAAATTAA
- a CDS encoding diguanylate cyclase, with product MTQESISRVGRNRRLLVVDDDRDNIELVTRTFRQHFEIHRANDGESGLDLARCVEPDVIVADQRLPKMSGVELLSIIERELPKTVRILVTAYADIEPTIAAINTAHVHYFAEKPVHPLTLASTVAGLVHHQELEIERESRWGQITRTVCDLDHANQILSESEEHLQKLVEQRTLQLNRVNNDLIQAKKLMQQLSLRDELTGLFNYHYLFEQLAFEIARARRYMRTFGVILFDIDAFTSLNLNLGTITADQILIKIAQLLQGNGINLRQSDYAIRYGSYSFGVLLPETNCLGTSTKAEHIRQTIEAYTWRQNIPELIQNLTVSVGIACYPENGSDPQEMLMALHHALALAQKQGGNCIAIAS from the coding sequence ATGACCCAAGAAAGCATTTCACGGGTAGGTCGCAATCGTCGCTTATTGGTCGTTGATGACGATCGCGACAATATCGAGTTGGTTACTCGTACCTTTCGTCAACATTTTGAAATTCACCGCGCCAACGATGGTGAATCGGGGTTGGATTTAGCTCGCTGTGTTGAGCCAGATGTAATTGTTGCCGATCAACGTCTGCCGAAAATGAGCGGGGTTGAATTGCTGTCAATTATTGAACGTGAACTGCCAAAAACGGTGCGTATACTTGTAACCGCTTATGCTGATATCGAACCTACGATTGCTGCTATTAATACAGCGCATGTGCATTACTTTGCAGAAAAGCCTGTCCATCCTTTAACCTTAGCATCAACTGTTGCTGGGTTAGTGCATCACCAAGAATTAGAAATTGAACGTGAATCTCGTTGGGGGCAAATTACCCGCACGGTCTGCGATCTTGATCATGCCAATCAAATTTTAAGTGAAAGTGAAGAACATTTACAAAAATTAGTCGAACAAAGAACTTTACAACTCAATCGAGTTAATAATGATCTAATACAAGCCAAAAAGCTTATGCAGCAACTATCATTGCGAGATGAATTAACCGGCTTATTTAATTACCACTACTTATTTGAACAGCTTGCTTTTGAGATTGCTCGTGCTCGACGATATATGCGAACCTTTGGGGTTATTCTATTTGATATCGATGCGTTTACTAGCTTAAACTTAAACCTCGGTACCATTACCGCTGATCAAATACTTATTAAGATTGCTCAGCTATTGCAAGGTAATGGTATAAATTTGCGTCAATCTGATTATGCTATCCGCTATGGCAGCTATTCTTTTGGAGTATTATTACCTGAAACCAATTGCCTCGGTACTAGCACTAAAGCTGAGCATATTCGTCAAACAATAGAAGCTTACACTTGGCGTCAAAACATACCTGAACTCATACAAAATCTAACCGTAAGCGTCGGTATTGCTTGTTACCCAGAAAATGGATCTGACCCACAAGAAATGCTTATGGCTCTTCACCATGCACTCGCATTAGCGCAAAAACAAGGCGGAAATTGTATCGCCATTGCAAGCTAG
- a CDS encoding FHA domain-containing protein: protein MKTSSKNNPPGFRRDVLPLHIEPFQSEAMTSSRFGFECKWPNPFIIYTRSKLWDKALLISANIERENETQVARYELYEGGMSFIHPIRKLQTDASHAGIILGRAMSQDLVVPVASISNAHVAFIPPQKKNNKWMVMDLGSRNSTWLGEVQLPVREPKAIKDDNYLRLGGNLIAWFFSTGRMWELLRDPIALRRYTEI, encoded by the coding sequence ATGAAGACTTCTTCGAAAAATAATCCTCCAGGCTTCCGTCGCGACGTTTTGCCGCTGCATATCGAGCCATTTCAATCAGAAGCAATGACTAGTAGTCGTTTTGGTTTTGAATGCAAATGGCCAAATCCTTTTATAATCTACACTCGTAGCAAATTGTGGGATAAAGCTCTGCTCATTAGTGCCAATATTGAACGTGAAAATGAAACCCAAGTTGCACGTTATGAATTATACGAAGGTGGTATGAGTTTTATCCATCCGATTCGTAAATTGCAGACCGATGCTAGTCATGCAGGTATCATTCTCGGTCGCGCTATGAGCCAGGATTTAGTTGTTCCTGTTGCCTCCATATCCAATGCGCATGTGGCTTTTATTCCACCGCAGAAAAAGAACAATAAATGGATGGTAATGGATCTTGGTTCTCGTAATAGCACCTGGCTTGGTGAGGTACAACTACCTGTACGTGAGCCTAAAGCTATTAAAGATGATAATTATTTAAGATTGGGTGGTAACCTTATTGCTTGGTTTTTTTCAACCGGGCGTATGTGGGAATTATTGCGCGATCCTATCGCACTACGTCGTTATACTGAGATTTAG